The window tagctcttgtggaccgtcttgaaatgccgctccaaatcccctttctttggtaaagccacatttgcattgcagataagacagatggacttggcattggaatacacgaaacaataatcctcctcccactctgaaggAACATGAGAAGTTTTAGATGTtgtagcttctgccgccatgggagtatccactcgctctagtcaagcttctcgtGCCCTTCCGtgtccttagttagaacctagcaaccataccctgcgtGCAGATAGACAGAAGCGCGTGAGATGTTTGATTATGtctgatctaccttactacagctgtacacatctacacactgcttcacgccATCAGCAGTTCATGGTGCCTATTTAAGAGGTTtgaagttggaagttttaatgtagccctattttacacaacagtaggaggatagcctacacacaacattttctcacgatcgactggaactcagcccgcgatcgactggtagaccgcgatcgactggttgggcacccctgctctacgacgtcatgtaaacacaatgccgCGGGGCTTTAAATCCAGTAAGGCGTGGGATCATGTGACGAAACTGCCGCTAGATACTGCCAAGTGTAACCTGTGCGGGAAAGTGATCAAGTGCGCTGGGGGAACATCGAACATAGCGAGGCACTTGAGGCGAAACCACAGAATAGAAACTActccacatgcagcctcagctaCATTGGCGGTGATGTTTGGCGAGCAAAATAACAAGGATCGAGGTAAACTGAGCAATACTTTTGGAAAACaggctttaattttaaacaggctttcattttaaacaggctTTCTAAGCTTTATATTATAAGATATATTAGCAGCAGCATCGGGACTAGCCGACTAGGGCGTTTATTCAGCCTCATCTTCTCTTGTGCGGGGAGCTTTGGGTTCGGTTACTTTAGTTTGGTGAATGAAATACAGGTTTGAACTTTGTAGTACACTAGTGGTTTACTGTAGTTGATGTCGGAAATGTAGACACAAAGGACAGGAGCAGGGAACACAATACACCGGACGAGTtgattatgtgtttattttccattgaTAATTAGATTACAATAAGTTCACTTTAGTTACTCACACAAGCCATGGGTataagtccggacctgaacctgaacctctggacttgagtccggacctgaacctgaatgtgagtccaCGTACGCAGCACTactcacactcactcatacactcactctcagtcagtcagtcactcactcactatATGGTGTGTGTTCCTGACGCCCTGGTCTGTGTCTGACAGGAGTTTCAGCTGCAGGCACTCACTGCACTCtgcagacagagggacagaagaagaagaagaagaagaaggaggaggaagtcCTGCTGACCCTggaggtgagacagacagacagacagacagacagacagacagacagacagacaggtgaatGATACTATAATGTCAGACTCTGCAGaagaaggagcagcagagctctgaggaggaggaggaggaggaggagggagaggaggaggagaagaagaagaagaagaaacaggatgaagaggaggccGAGGCAGAAGAGGAGTACGATGAGGAAGAGTTTGAGGAGGTGAGACACTCCCCTATCAATCATTTCAGGAGACACCTTCACacgtttttgtgtgtgtgtgttaatcccctgcttcctgtctgcaggagaCAGATTACATCATGTCGTACTTTGACAACGGAGAAGAGTTCGGAGGAGACAGTGACGAGAACATGGACGAGGCTGtttactgaacacacacacaccgtccagaaaaacttttaaaactgtgtgtgtgtgtgtgtgtgtgtgtgtgtgtgtgtgtgtgtgtgtgtgtgtgtgtgtgtgtgtgtgtgtgtgtgtgtgtgtgtgtgtgtgtgtgtgtgtgtgtgtgtgtgtgtgtgtgtggcggttCTTTGATTTTATACGTCTGAAGGGTTTGTTATATTCTGTATCTAATGTGTGATGCTCGTTGTTTGTAGTAAAATAAAGTGCAGCGTCATGAAGGGGTCGACTTGttctttgtgagtgtgtgttctcctgctgctcctgaaGACTCATgtttcagacaggaagtggttcacagttcttccccccccccaccgacGGTTTTGTTCCGACGGTTGTTGTGTAGCGGGGTTCTActtcatacctccacaaacacaggcatagtcggagGAGTagtgatgttattttattttgccggtctcccaaagtgaaaaacaactatttacaacacaaaaatgaaaatagtggaaaaagactggaaacatcaACAGTTTACCCTGTAACAAGTATTCACCACCAATGGAGTTCCTCATTAACTCTGACATATCATCACGCTTACACCAACTCTCACTGGGCTTTACAGGTGCTACCTGCTCGgtagcttccccagactgaacCCCGTCCCAGGCCAAACcagccccttttaactgtatagcccctcccactgggcttaactttctcataccaccaatagtttcatctcgcaagcgcgcgagaattcactacttaaccgggagaaatggtgcgccccgtcttgccagccactcttgccggaagaggagacggtggtgcatATGCCTCCCGCACTTGAAGAAATGtccgtctaaaatcaggtttgtgtaaatgtatgcttaaatgcaacgagaacggccaagtgtgcacccatggtcgcgctactaacaccgaggagaaaacagttataatagtgaggtttgtcaaccaagcatgcaagaacggaagggaacagggaatgtgtgtgaatgtgaacgtgtatgtgtatgtgtgtgtgtatgcgctgcagcatgtgacagagccggtcagtgacAGAGCCGCTCCGTCACACGACGGTTCTGTTCATATAGTTGTGTTCCGACGGTTGTGTTCCGACGGTTGTGTTCCGACGGTTTTGTTCATATAGTTTTGTTCCGACGGTTCTGTTCCGTTCCGATGGTTCAAAAGCCAGGCGGGAGCCATCAAAAGGGTCCACATAAGGTTCCAAGTGGGGAGCTGTGGCAGGCAGGGAGCTAGTATTCCTGGGGCTAGCAGGCCGGGAAACAAGTTTTGCCTCACCGCTTCCAAAAAACTGCTCCACCCACTCGGGTAATAAGTCTCTTAGCCTCGAACACATCTCCATGCGTGCCTCGGCCATGATGGCATGCCTCGCCTCTGTACTGGAGGCGTATCGACAGTCATTTTTAGGCAAGTTAGATTATAAATTACCTCATAGAGGCtgtctgctgggtccatcttttgGTCAGTTCGTTcagtcagggtttggggaaataggacccaagtgcagcaacaaggGAGGCAGATATGGGTACAAACAAgaggcgagctttattccaaagctgttttacaaaaatccaaAGTTAGGTAaagtccagggcatgaaaaacacttgatgtgaacacatgaagacgataacgaactgacagagaacacaagggaaagcaggactaaatacaaagacactaatcacaacataagccacagctggggaggggaggcagaaacatgagggcaacaggtgacaacaatgaaacaatcagacacaaggaaaaccaaaagacaggaagtaaaaccagcacaacagagggaaaacatttcaaaataaaacaggaaacagacagaaaacaaggatcatgacaaaacTATGCTAACCTCAGTATGCTAACAGCAGTAGCATAgctatgctaacatcagtaTGCTTACATCAGTAAACTATGCTAACATCAGTATCATAgctatgctaacatcagtaTGCTTACATCAGTAAACTATGCTAACATCAGTATGCTTACATCAGTAAACTATGCTAACATCAGTATCATAgctatgctaacatcagtaTGCTTACATCAGTAAACTATGCTAACATCAGTATCATAgctatgctaacatcagtaTGCTTACATCAGTAAACTATGCTAACATCAGTATCATAgctatgctaacatcagtaTGCTTACATCAGTAAACTATGCTAACATCAGTATGCTAACAGCAGTAAACTATGCTAACCTCAGTATGCTAATAGCAGTAAACTATGCTAACATCAGTAGCATAgctatgctaacatcagtaTGCTAACATCAGTAAACTATGCAGTCTgagcgctgcacaatagctgcccactgctcgtagtactaggatgggttaaatgcagaggactaatttcactgtgtgtgatctgctctgtgtgtgtgtgtgtgtgtgtgtgtgtgtgtgtgtgtgctctgctgtgtgcatgtatgtgacaataaagagggtttcatcctccgattctaatcTATCTACAGGGATTCAGAAGCATAGTTACCCAGCTGCAGGGAGCTCGAAGCCGAAGCTGAAGCGGTAGTGTTAGTGCggctgcagcaggaagcagcCGTCTGACTctgagacaacaacaacaacaacaacaaaaatacattcatacagATATTATACCTTTAACTATGTGTCTCTACACCGAGTGTATCTTCAAGCTTTCTAAACACGTCTATAGAGTATTTACTGATCATTTAAATGATACCATTATTATTCCATAATGAAGAGGGTCATAGTACTGAGatataaaatatcaaacatCTTTCACGGAAATAACTCGAgtcaataataatgataataataatatatgaatattcTAAACTCGAATGTAAATAGAGTTCATATCTCATATTTAACATCCTTTAAAGTGTATAGCTGTCGGTCTGGGCCTACTTCTCAGCAGCCCCTTGCTacgactctgcgttgtgttgtgcgtgtttgaTGGACAAGGAGATTCGGTTGTTGTCTTTAACCGAAACTGTGGcgtatttattcctctgcatCTAATACCAAAACgccaaaaaaacccaaaaattggggggggaaaaaacccacAACATGCTGAGGTGTGGGTGAGTTCCACAAGGGGGGTAAAAAAGGGGCTTCCGGGTTTTGCCTTAAAACCCAAAACccgaaaacaaaaagaaaaaacattaaatggaaTATTTTCCCTTGTTTCCCTTTAGttatataaacaaaacacaaacaggatctcaaaaacaaaaaactctccTCACTTTCCACAAAAACCCTGGGGGAAGGGGGGTTGAACCCGGTTTGGGGTTTCCTGGGGTGGACTTAAAAAAACCCATTTCCCTCCCCGGTTTTTGTGTTCAAAAAACGTGACATTAAAAAAGGGAACAATTCAATAAAAGGGGGGTTATTGGGGGGGGGaatcttccctttttttttatataccgTACTTTCACCCCCCTTCCTAATTTCCCAAAATCCTCCTTTCCCAACATCCGGGGCAGGggacattaacatttttaaaaactcactTCACTAAAATCCCCATCTTCCCCCCTCACTAAAAGctcctttttaaacattcaaaaaacaaaaaagggtgTAAACCCTTAGTCCCCCTTAGAATTTCTTGGTCCTGACACCAATCCCCCGGGCACTTCCCAAACCTCCGTGCACAACAAAACAGACTTCCTTCAGTGAACAttaaaacgttaaaaaaaaaaaagggggaacaaaaaaaaaaaaaacaccaaaaaagaaaaccaaaaaaagaagaaataaaaacccCTTTAAAACGGGTAAAAAACGGGATTCACTGAAAGTTTAAAACCCCCCAGTGGCCCCTCTCCTTGTCCTTACAAAACGGCACCTTTAACAACCCCGAAAGCACGTTTCCACCCCCCGGTGTCTTTTGGGGGGTATTTTTCCCCGGCCCTTTTAAAGTGCAGAAAAAAACTGGGGACATCCCCGTGAAACCTCGCACTGGCTTTGCAACTCTGGTTTTTCCCGGTCTAATTGGCCCCGCTTGGTCGGCCTGTGCTTTCGGAAACTTGAATACACCCCAAAATTCAACTATTTCGTCTTATCACCTTCGTCAAGGCCCCAAACCCCATTCTTCCCCCCCACTCAGGGGCCCATCCCCACCCCAACCCTTTTCTACCAAAGTTTTAAAATCCTCCACCCAACCCTCCTCGCTCAAACTTCCCTCTCCCCCGCATTCCTTAAAACTTATCAAATATCCGGTAATTGCATCACTACCTTTGTCTTTCCTTTATCTTCCAAACAGGAACTTGGGGTGGGTTCTTCCCACCTAAGCTTTGGGGCCCCAAAACTTTCCCaatttcttttttcccctctcctttTTTCAAAACTCCTCCCCCCTCACCCCTTATCTTTCTTtacccttttctctttctttccccttttcatTGCTTTCAAAAATTCTCTGTTTTCATAACAAAACTTTTCTCTCCTTAAAAACCCTTTTTaacttttccccaaaaataggGGACCCGGAACCCGCCCCAAAAATTAAGGGGAACCCTTACCGGCCCATAAAACTTTCG of the Eleginops maclovinus isolate JMC-PN-2008 ecotype Puerto Natales chromosome 4, JC_Emac_rtc_rv5, whole genome shotgun sequence genome contains:
- the polr3glb gene encoding RNA polymerase III subunit GL b isoform X3 gives rise to the protein MSGRGGRRTISFSVEAVGINRGESLPPSIQQPTPVYPVMEQKPLPLSGGEEAEYLLALKQEFRGAMRSLPHYIHPAVQRGDVERYSDKYHSSEPADTDWSPGVSAAGTHCTLQTEGQKKKKKKKEEEVLLTLETLQKKEQQSSEEEEEEEEGEEEEKKKKKKQDEEEAEAEEEYDEEEFEEETDYIMSYFDNGEEFGGDSDENMDEAVY